In Plasmodium cynomolgi strain B DNA, scaffold: 0023, whole genome shotgun sequence, the DNA window taaaaggataaaataatgtattcTGAGAACGCCTAATTTTccaaatataaatacaaagTAGAGGATTGTACATGATTTTCTAACtgtaaaatatgttttcCTTCATAAATAGTTCAAAATGTtatagggtttaggtttaggatTCAAGGGTTACGTTTGGGTTTATGCTTCAGGTTAATATAAGCACAGCTCTTTAAcgttatttgttttaatcTTAAAATCAAAGTTTCAGTcgttaatttaaatttaaaatatgtcatGGCGTTgtttcacatattttatatactctCTAATTCGCATTAATGCACATACactatttttgtgtattcccTCATTAGGATTATTCTGACAATGTATAGGCGATGTTGTATGGCCTCCTATTCgatttattttctctattttcGTATTCctgtaataatttattaatatatctTTTCTGCTTCATTAATTTAGGGTTTATCCATGATCCAAAGGGGGTATACTaatattagaaaaaatatgtgagatgttaaattatacaacttttataacatatataagtTTTTATTATAGGTATaccataaattgtaaaacagTGTTATCGCTTTTGTATAAAGAATTTACCCACCTTATAAgcaataaatgaaaagaaaataattactgAAATTACAGAAACTGGGAGTAAAACAGTAGAAGCTAGAGCAGATGATTGGAAAGATGGTAATTCTTCTATGTTCTTGCATTTAATTATTGATTCAAGATGATTATTAAATAGAACTCgaaatttttctaattcattaCAAAAACTATTGTTACCATTTCCCAAACATGTACCTTCGAGTTTCTTATATTCTTGGGCACatatttcac includes these proteins:
- a CDS encoding hypothetical protein (putative) produces the protein MKSNLKGYNDTDNSFIKFCTNAASYITYSKYNSNVNIFAFCEYTNYWFYGMLKSTDKITYNQTSFIKFLDDVDIIQYCKDHAEAIDEHKYSYLKKLDELYENFYIFKQKSSTDDHNRCGKGEICAQEYKKLEGTCLGNGNNSFCNELEKFRVLFNNHLESIIKCKNIEELPSFQSSALASTVLLPVSVISVIIFFSFIAYKYTPFGSWINPKLMKQKRYINKLLQEYENRENKSNRRPYNIAYTLSE